From one Holophagales bacterium genomic stretch:
- a CDS encoding sigma-70 family RNA polymerase sigma factor: MSQDENDADLVRRCLQGDAEAFRPLVARYQRVLYNVAYRMVHDREDARDLAQGAFVKAYEKLGTYDPGYQFFSWIYRILVNDTLNFLKRNRPCQSLEPAWAVAAPGGPQDDLESRERGRAVRDALMALPVDSREVVVLRHFAELSYGEMSVALAIPEKTVKSRLYTARQRLAEILDARGAR, from the coding sequence TTGAGCCAGGATGAGAACGACGCCGACCTGGTGCGACGGTGCCTGCAGGGCGACGCGGAGGCGTTCCGCCCTCTGGTCGCGAGATACCAGCGGGTTCTCTACAACGTCGCCTACCGGATGGTCCACGACCGCGAGGACGCCCGCGACCTGGCGCAGGGAGCTTTCGTGAAGGCGTACGAAAAGCTCGGGACCTACGACCCCGGCTACCAGTTCTTCAGCTGGATCTACCGCATCCTCGTCAACGACACGCTGAACTTTCTCAAGCGGAACCGACCGTGCCAGTCCCTCGAGCCGGCGTGGGCCGTCGCGGCGCCCGGCGGCCCCCAGGACGACCTGGAGTCGCGGGAGCGTGGCCGGGCCGTTCGGGACGCCCTCATGGCCCTGCCGGTCGACTCGCGCGAGGTCGTCGTCCTCCGGCACTTCGCCGAGCTCTCGTACGGCGAGATGAGCGTCGCGCTCGCGATTCCGGAGAAGACCGTGAAGTCGAGGCTCTACACGGCCCGCCAGCGGCTCGCGGAGATCCTGGATGCCCGGGGTGCCCGATGA